A window of the Stigmatella aurantiaca genome harbors these coding sequences:
- a CDS encoding SDR family NAD(P)-dependent oxidoreductase yields MRTWFITGGTPGGFGPTYAEAALELGDQVVLTARRPAELREWAQPYGDRVLVLPLDVTDAEQVRTAVRTAEERFGGIDVLVNNAGRGWYGSVEGARDELIRRTFDLNLFAVIEVTRAVLPGMRARGGGWIVNMSSVAGLVGSKGFGYYTAAKFAIEGLTETLRQEVEPFGVRVLGVAPGAFRTSAFSYFRNEPVDETVDAYVPMVEAVKAAFVEASGNQPGDPVRGVQAVISAMNAPVPPHRIVLGNAGYDVVVEMHKTALTELRANEKLSRGADF; encoded by the coding sequence ATGAGGACTTGGTTCATCACTGGTGGAACGCCCGGTGGGTTCGGCCCGACCTACGCCGAGGCGGCACTGGAGCTCGGCGATCAGGTGGTGCTGACCGCACGTCGGCCCGCCGAACTGCGGGAGTGGGCGCAGCCGTACGGCGACCGTGTGCTGGTGCTGCCGCTCGACGTCACCGACGCCGAGCAGGTGCGGACGGCGGTCCGGACGGCGGAGGAGCGGTTCGGCGGGATCGACGTGCTCGTCAACAACGCCGGGCGCGGCTGGTACGGCTCGGTGGAGGGGGCTCGTGACGAGCTGATCCGCCGTACGTTCGATCTCAATCTGTTCGCGGTGATCGAAGTGACGCGGGCGGTTCTGCCGGGTATGCGGGCCCGCGGCGGCGGCTGGATCGTGAACATGTCGTCGGTGGCCGGCCTCGTCGGCTCGAAGGGGTTCGGCTACTACACGGCCGCGAAGTTCGCGATCGAAGGGCTCACCGAGACACTGCGCCAAGAGGTCGAGCCCTTCGGTGTACGGGTGCTCGGCGTGGCGCCGGGAGCCTTCCGTACCAGCGCGTTCTCCTACTTCCGCAACGAGCCGGTCGACGAGACCGTCGACGCCTACGTGCCGATGGTCGAGGCCGTCAAGGCGGCGTTCGTGGAGGCCAGCGGCAACCAGCCGGGTGACCCCGTGCGCGGTGTGCAGGCCGTCATCAGCGCCATGAACGCACCCGTGCCCCCGCATCGGATCGTGCTCGGCAACGCTGGCTACGACGTCGTCGTCGAGATGCACAAGACCGCCCTCACTGAGCTGCGCGCGAACGAGAAGCTGTCGCGCGGAGCGGACTTCTGA
- a CDS encoding TetR/AcrR family transcriptional regulator — protein sequence MQNARDRLLLATAELLEAGGSVSTRAVCDRAGVQAPTLYHHFGSKQGLIDAVANHGFTQYTAIENSGDPLHDLREGWDKHVRFGLEHPSFYGLLYGRAKPGKPCAVTAPAHAALRERFTAAAVRGLLKVPADDAAEQVLAANVGITLTLISQPEPDFGLSGRVREAALAGVLHTQTADAAATRASAALTLRALVGDDPGDLTPGERALLDELLTRLAR from the coding sequence ATGCAAAACGCGCGGGATCGACTTCTCCTCGCCACGGCGGAACTGCTGGAGGCCGGCGGCTCGGTGTCCACGAGGGCGGTGTGCGACCGCGCCGGGGTGCAGGCCCCGACGCTGTACCACCACTTCGGCAGCAAGCAGGGCCTGATCGACGCGGTGGCGAACCACGGCTTCACCCAGTACACGGCGATCGAGAACTCCGGCGACCCGCTGCACGACCTGCGCGAGGGCTGGGACAAGCACGTGCGGTTCGGGCTGGAGCACCCCTCGTTCTACGGCCTGCTCTACGGTCGCGCCAAGCCGGGAAAGCCGTGTGCCGTCACCGCTCCCGCGCACGCCGCGTTGCGCGAGCGGTTTACCGCGGCGGCTGTCCGGGGTCTTCTCAAGGTGCCGGCCGACGACGCCGCCGAACAGGTGCTCGCCGCCAACGTCGGCATCACGCTGACCCTAATCAGCCAGCCGGAACCGGACTTCGGCCTGTCCGGGCGCGTCCGCGAGGCCGCGCTGGCCGGGGTGCTGCACACGCAGACCGCCGACGCCGCCGCGACCCGGGCGAGCGCCGCGCTGACCTTGCGGGCGCTGGTCGGCGACGACCCGGGCGACCTCACCCCGGGCGAGCGCGCCCTGCTCGACGAGTTGCTGACCCGCCTGGCCCGATAG
- a CDS encoding polysaccharide deacetylase family protein has protein sequence MTSTPGALYSLVLFLLAPALLLACSSGSQGGTSCGNTLAPPTTAYAFTDNVAPSAHPPRGLQPSQVPQFVGISWDDNSRVDGMAWALEMAAARKNRDGTPVNMTFFMTTKFIAWDAITDPRALKKSWREALAAGHEVALHSVTHDTSKSADTNRWTEELTGTLDALTKDYDANEERWDTSLKSGPGLPREQLVGWRTPSLATNDLLMPVLKAHGVWYDSSLEEGFQDDQDGTNFLWPYTLDNGSPGDAFLAARGAQDTKAPITRHAGLWELPVYTVITPPEIRAALKYRVNWFDERSGKITGFDFNLLTHAMFQMNKAEFLATLKYTLDQRLRGNRAPFLITLHSDYYSPEFTYAPRITHAERRAAIEEFLDYALSKPEVRVRSHKEILDWMRSPAAMECH, from the coding sequence ATGACCTCCACCCCTGGAGCGCTGTACTCGCTTGTCCTGTTCCTCCTGGCTCCCGCCCTGCTCCTGGCGTGCAGCAGCGGCTCCCAAGGCGGCACCTCGTGCGGAAACACGCTCGCCCCTCCCACCACGGCCTATGCCTTCACTGACAACGTGGCACCTTCCGCCCACCCGCCGCGAGGGCTCCAGCCCAGCCAGGTGCCACAGTTCGTGGGCATCAGCTGGGACGACAACAGCCGCGTGGATGGCATGGCGTGGGCGCTTGAGATGGCCGCGGCGAGGAAGAACCGGGATGGAACGCCCGTGAACATGACGTTCTTCATGACCACGAAGTTCATCGCGTGGGACGCCATCACCGATCCGAGGGCGCTCAAGAAGAGCTGGCGCGAGGCCCTGGCCGCGGGCCACGAGGTGGCGCTCCACAGCGTGACCCACGACACGAGCAAGAGCGCGGACACGAACCGCTGGACCGAAGAGCTCACCGGCACCCTTGACGCGCTCACGAAGGACTACGACGCGAACGAGGAGCGTTGGGACACGTCGCTGAAGAGCGGTCCGGGGCTCCCGAGAGAGCAGCTGGTCGGCTGGCGCACGCCGTCGCTCGCGACGAACGATCTGCTCATGCCCGTCCTGAAGGCCCACGGAGTCTGGTACGACTCCAGCCTGGAGGAAGGCTTCCAGGACGACCAGGACGGGACCAACTTCCTCTGGCCCTACACGCTGGACAACGGCTCTCCGGGGGACGCGTTCCTGGCGGCGCGGGGTGCCCAGGATACGAAGGCCCCCATCACCCGGCATGCGGGCCTCTGGGAACTGCCCGTCTACACCGTCATCACCCCGCCGGAGATCCGGGCGGCGCTCAAATACCGCGTGAACTGGTTCGACGAGAGGAGCGGAAAGATCACTGGCTTCGACTTCAACCTGCTCACCCACGCCATGTTCCAGATGAACAAGGCAGAGTTCCTGGCGACGCTCAAATACACGCTGGATCAGCGGCTCCGGGGCAACCGCGCGCCCTTCCTCATCACCTTGCACTCGGACTACTACTCGCCCGAGTTTACGTATGCGCCCCGCATCACCCACGCTGAGCGCCGGGCCGCGATCGAGGAGTTCCTCGACTACGCACTCAGCAAGCCAGAAGTCCGGGTCCGCTCCCACAAGGAGATCCTCGACTGGATGCGCAGCCCCGCCGCGATGGAATGCCACTAG
- a CDS encoding cupin domain-containing protein has protein sequence MPVLIPSPTRVEAAGNKPKLIDEYVGRVNSKTGELSVAHMRSPGGWVEPGQTPAFREYTVVLKGWLRVEHRGGSLDVRAGQGVVCEPGEWVRYSTPGEEGAEYIAICLPAFSPETVHRDP, from the coding sequence ATGCCGGTCCTCATCCCCTCCCCCACCCGCGTGGAAGCCGCGGGGAACAAGCCGAAGCTCATCGACGAGTACGTGGGGCGGGTGAACTCGAAGACGGGGGAGCTCAGCGTGGCCCACATGCGCAGCCCCGGGGGCTGGGTCGAGCCCGGGCAGACGCCCGCCTTCCGCGAGTACACGGTGGTGCTCAAGGGCTGGCTGCGCGTGGAGCACCGCGGCGGCTCACTGGACGTTCGCGCGGGTCAGGGCGTGGTGTGCGAGCCCGGAGAATGGGTGCGCTACAGCACCCCCGGCGAGGAGGGAGCCGAATACATCGCCATCTGCCTGCCGGCCTTCTCCCCCGAGACAGTCCACCGCGATCCCTAA
- a CDS encoding WS/DGAT/MGAT family O-acyltransferase produces the protein MERMSSVDAAWLRMETPTNLMMITAVLWFDAPLDTARLRQVVRERLVERFPRFRQRVAEPRGEWASLHWQDDPAFDLEAHVGHLVLGAPGDHAALEALVSQWMSTPLERSRPLWQLHVLEGFGQGSALLVRIHHALADGISLARVLLSLMDEGAEDHFLPEAEPSPGGAVPGWMKLLRGARAVVMGSRAALKRGAELISEPIQVGDLVRAGARGVSAVGRLTVMTSEPPTVLRGELGTQKRAVWSKPIPLDEVKALSEATGSTVNDVLLTALTGALRRYLVSRGGPVEDLRALVPVNLRPMDEPLPRELGNRFGLVFLELPVRREEPLRRLQELKRRMDVLKRSPEAVVTFGALNVLGMAPSAVERRAMDVVTRRATLVMTNVPGPRHPVFLAGTQLAGLMFWVPQAGQLGLGVSIFSYAGQVTVGVSVDAALVPDPHRMVEAFHDELRALAREDVPPAVR, from the coding sequence ATGGAACGGATGTCGAGTGTGGATGCGGCGTGGCTCCGCATGGAGACGCCCACCAACCTGATGATGATTACGGCGGTGCTCTGGTTCGACGCACCGCTGGACACCGCCCGGCTGAGGCAGGTGGTGCGGGAGCGGCTGGTGGAGCGCTTCCCGCGCTTCCGGCAGCGCGTGGCGGAGCCTCGTGGCGAGTGGGCCTCGCTGCACTGGCAGGACGACCCGGCCTTTGACCTGGAGGCGCACGTGGGGCACCTGGTGCTTGGCGCGCCCGGGGACCACGCCGCGCTGGAGGCGCTGGTGAGCCAGTGGATGAGCACGCCGCTGGAGCGCTCGCGTCCGCTGTGGCAGCTCCACGTGCTGGAGGGGTTCGGCCAGGGCAGCGCGCTGCTGGTGCGCATCCACCACGCGCTGGCGGATGGCATCTCGCTGGCGCGGGTGCTGCTCTCGCTCATGGACGAGGGCGCCGAGGACCACTTCCTGCCGGAGGCCGAGCCCTCCCCGGGCGGGGCGGTTCCCGGGTGGATGAAGCTGCTGCGCGGGGCTCGCGCCGTGGTGATGGGCTCGCGCGCGGCGTTGAAGCGCGGCGCGGAGCTGATCTCCGAGCCCATCCAGGTGGGAGACCTGGTGCGCGCGGGCGCGCGGGGGGTGAGCGCCGTGGGCCGGCTGACGGTGATGACCTCCGAGCCGCCGACGGTGCTGCGCGGGGAGCTGGGCACGCAGAAGCGGGCCGTGTGGTCGAAGCCCATTCCCTTGGACGAGGTGAAGGCCCTCAGCGAGGCCACCGGCAGCACCGTGAACGATGTGTTGCTCACGGCGCTCACGGGCGCGCTGCGCCGCTACCTGGTGTCGCGGGGTGGGCCCGTGGAGGACCTGCGAGCCCTGGTGCCGGTGAACCTGCGGCCCATGGACGAGCCGCTTCCCCGGGAGCTGGGCAACCGCTTCGGGCTCGTGTTCCTGGAGCTGCCGGTGCGCCGGGAGGAGCCCCTGCGGCGGCTGCAGGAACTCAAGCGGCGCATGGATGTGCTGAAGCGCTCGCCCGAGGCGGTGGTGACGTTCGGCGCGCTGAACGTGCTGGGCATGGCGCCCTCCGCGGTGGAGCGGCGGGCCATGGATGTGGTGACGCGGCGGGCCACGCTCGTCATGACGAACGTGCCGGGCCCCCGGCACCCGGTGTTCCTGGCGGGCACGCAGCTCGCGGGGTTGATGTTCTGGGTGCCGCAGGCGGGCCAGCTGGGCCTGGGGGTGAGCATCTTCAGCTACGCGGGGCAGGTGACGGTGGGGGTGTCCGTGGACGCGGCGCTCGTGCCCGACCCGCACCGGATGGTGGAGGCCTTCCACGACGAGCTCCGGGCGCTGGCCCGCGAGGACGTGCCCCCGGCAGTCAGGTAG
- a CDS encoding sigma-54-dependent transcriptional regulator produces MSEPLKGNVLLVDDDRAVAKVLGALLAQAGLTVHTAGSGEEALTLLRRMPIDVVVSDVRMPGMSGLELLTEVTRLCPEVPVVLMTAHGTVPMAVEAMRAGAADFILKPFDRQEILFTLRKTLLRAQGEPLPVLRTGAFVGRSAAMAQVEALLTRAAAGTATVLLRGESGTGKELAARALHDASPRRSGPFVKLHCAALPETLLESELFGYEKGAFTGAAARKPGRVELAQGGTLFLDEIGDISLTVQVKLLRLLQEREFERLGGTQTLKVDVRFVAATHRPLEEMVKRSEFREDLFYRLNVVPVGLPPLRARPEDLEPLARHFLEVHAKANGRPPFTLAPDALQALQAQPWPGNVRQLQNFMERLVVLSDGPLLTAEDVARELARQTGLMPAPTPVSPPPAPAAAPSGEPGTLDTQRRETERQALLDALQRAGDNRTLAARLLGVSRRTLYNKLEEHGLR; encoded by the coding sequence GTGAGCGAGCCGCTGAAGGGAAACGTGTTGCTGGTGGATGACGACCGGGCCGTGGCCAAGGTGCTCGGGGCGCTGCTGGCGCAAGCGGGGCTCACGGTCCACACCGCCGGGAGCGGCGAGGAGGCGCTCACCCTGCTGCGGCGGATGCCCATCGACGTGGTGGTGAGCGACGTGCGGATGCCGGGCATGAGCGGCCTGGAGCTGCTCACCGAGGTGACGCGCCTGTGCCCGGAGGTTCCTGTCGTGCTGATGACGGCCCACGGCACGGTGCCCATGGCGGTGGAGGCCATGCGGGCGGGCGCGGCGGACTTCATCCTCAAGCCGTTCGACCGGCAGGAGATCCTCTTCACCCTGCGGAAGACCCTGCTGCGGGCCCAGGGCGAGCCGCTGCCCGTCCTGCGGACCGGGGCCTTCGTGGGCCGGAGCGCCGCGATGGCGCAGGTGGAGGCGCTGCTGACGCGCGCGGCGGCGGGCACCGCGACGGTGCTGCTCCGGGGCGAGTCCGGCACGGGCAAGGAGCTGGCGGCCCGGGCGCTGCACGACGCGAGCCCCCGCCGGAGCGGGCCCTTCGTGAAGCTGCACTGCGCGGCCCTGCCGGAGACGCTCCTGGAGAGCGAGCTGTTCGGCTACGAGAAGGGCGCCTTCACCGGCGCGGCGGCGCGCAAGCCCGGGCGGGTGGAGCTGGCCCAGGGCGGCACCCTCTTCCTGGACGAGATTGGCGACATCTCCCTTACGGTGCAGGTGAAGCTCTTGCGGCTGCTCCAGGAGCGCGAGTTCGAGCGGCTGGGCGGCACGCAGACGCTGAAGGTGGACGTGCGCTTCGTGGCGGCCACCCACCGCCCCCTGGAGGAGATGGTGAAGCGGAGCGAGTTCCGGGAGGACCTCTTCTACCGCCTCAACGTCGTGCCGGTGGGACTGCCCCCGCTCCGGGCACGCCCCGAGGACCTCGAGCCGCTGGCGCGGCACTTCCTGGAGGTGCACGCCAAGGCCAACGGACGGCCGCCCTTCACGCTGGCGCCGGACGCGCTCCAGGCGCTCCAAGCGCAGCCCTGGCCGGGCAACGTGCGGCAGCTTCAGAACTTCATGGAGCGGCTGGTGGTGCTCTCGGATGGGCCGCTCCTCACGGCGGAGGACGTGGCGCGCGAGCTGGCACGTCAGACCGGGCTGATGCCCGCCCCAACCCCGGTGAGTCCACCGCCTGCGCCCGCCGCGGCCCCCAGCGGCGAGCCCGGCACGCTGGACACGCAGCGCCGGGAAACCGAGCGGCAGGCCCTGCTGGATGCCCTCCAACGCGCCGGGGACAACCGGACGCTCGCCGCGCGCCTGCTCGGCGTCAGCCGCCGCACCCTCTACAACAAGCTCGAGGAGCACGGCCTGCGCTGA
- a CDS encoding sensor histidine kinase produces MSGWAWLSLGACAGQLALAGLALARVGRSPLALPLSLLSIALSMWNFANFAFAVSGEAGWRLVNLGATVLAAPCAVHFILSFTGLRRRFSGGLIAAYLVYCALALLAFSALGSSWIASRATSPAFAHLALALVALLLAAGWGLLLLHLRRAVRLEERLRTGLLLLGLVLLVALPGTDLMAELGLSVPRLGTLGTLLGLPVMATVALRFHLFGRDMSLSAALYAAALAVLGVLAYLVVFRLFAAEQGALIAATTAITLALLAATRRAVSTWVLRRERLEQLATLGRFSAQMAHDLKNPIAALKGAAQFLKEEHAQGHSWQDKGEFLDLLLEQVERLDRVVTTYQRLGRVEPLKHPLDMNRLVEDVLGLQAFAGFPHVTLERALARDLPPCEGDHDLLANALENLVRNAYEAMPQGGTLTVRTRREEPGDHNVVLCVEDTGEGMDARTRERAFDEFYTTKASGSGLGLAFVRRVVEAHGGEVSLTSREGHGTIILLRLPTRQEFPGARAP; encoded by the coding sequence ATGAGCGGATGGGCCTGGCTGAGCCTGGGGGCCTGCGCGGGGCAGCTCGCCCTGGCGGGGCTGGCGCTGGCCCGGGTGGGCCGAAGCCCGCTGGCCCTGCCGCTGTCCCTGCTGTCCATCGCCCTGTCCATGTGGAACTTCGCCAACTTCGCCTTCGCCGTCTCCGGCGAGGCCGGGTGGCGGCTCGTCAACCTCGGGGCCACCGTGCTGGCCGCTCCCTGCGCGGTGCACTTCATCCTGTCGTTCACCGGCCTGCGCCGCCGGTTCTCGGGCGGGCTCATCGCCGCGTACCTCGTCTACTGCGCCCTGGCCCTGCTGGCCTTCTCGGCGCTGGGCTCCTCCTGGATCGCCTCGCGCGCCACCTCGCCCGCCTTCGCCCACCTCGCGCTGGCGCTCGTGGCCCTGTTGCTGGCCGCCGGGTGGGGGCTGCTGCTCTTGCACCTGCGGCGCGCGGTGCGGCTGGAGGAGCGCCTGCGCACGGGCCTCCTGCTGCTGGGCCTGGTGCTGCTGGTGGCCCTGCCCGGCACGGACCTGATGGCGGAGCTGGGGCTGAGCGTGCCCCGCCTGGGGACACTGGGCACCCTGCTCGGCCTGCCGGTGATGGCCACCGTGGCCCTGCGCTTCCACCTCTTTGGCCGGGACATGTCCCTGAGCGCGGCCCTGTACGCGGCGGCACTCGCCGTCTTGGGAGTGCTCGCCTACCTCGTCGTCTTCCGCCTCTTCGCCGCCGAGCAGGGGGCGCTCATCGCGGCCACCACCGCCATCACCCTGGCGCTCCTGGCCGCCACGCGCCGGGCGGTGAGCACGTGGGTGCTCCGGCGCGAGCGCCTGGAGCAGCTCGCCACCCTCGGCCGCTTCTCGGCGCAGATGGCGCATGACCTGAAGAACCCCATCGCCGCGCTCAAGGGGGCCGCGCAGTTCCTCAAGGAGGAGCACGCGCAGGGCCACTCGTGGCAGGACAAGGGGGAGTTCCTGGACCTGCTGCTGGAGCAGGTGGAGCGGCTGGACCGGGTGGTGACCACCTACCAGCGGCTGGGCCGGGTGGAGCCGCTGAAGCACCCCCTGGACATGAACCGGCTGGTGGAGGACGTGCTGGGGCTCCAGGCCTTCGCGGGCTTCCCCCACGTGACGCTGGAGCGCGCCCTGGCGAGGGACTTGCCCCCATGCGAGGGGGACCATGACTTGCTGGCCAACGCGCTGGAGAACCTGGTGCGCAATGCGTACGAGGCCATGCCCCAGGGCGGCACCCTCACGGTGCGCACCCGGCGCGAGGAGCCCGGGGACCACAACGTGGTGCTGTGCGTGGAGGACACGGGCGAGGGCATGGACGCGCGCACGCGCGAGCGGGCCTTCGACGAGTTCTACACCACGAAGGCCTCGGGCAGCGGGCTGGGCCTGGCCTTCGTGCGCCGGGTGGTGGAGGCCCACGGCGGCGAGGTGTCCCTGACGAGCCGCGAGGGGCACGGTACCATCATCCTCCTGCGCCTGCCCACGCGGCAGGAGTTCCCAGGAGCCAGAGCCCCGTGA
- a CDS encoding arabinose transporter — MTSSPPDAASRGPVVLLPLIGMVFSAYLVIGLAMPVLPLHVHEGLHQSTFVVGLVAGIQFAAALLSRMFAGQHADRRGPKHAVATGLLLAAGAGLLHLLSLHFAQEPRLSVLILLVARALLGVAESFIVTGALSWGLALLGPQHTGKVMAWIGTALYAAFAAGAPAGTALYARQGFMAIALATLVIPLATLAVVLPLKAVQPVPARTRASFTEVAGIVWGPGFGLALSGVGFGAITTFIALLFAERGWSPAWLALTVLCASFMAGRLFFGHLPDRLGGARVALVCVLIEAVGQAFIWLASSSALVLAGVTLTGLGYSLVFPGFGVEAMRRAPPQSRGLAMGAYTAFLDLSLGLSSPVLGLVASQAGLSAVFFASTVTVFCSAAVALGRVRAPATT; from the coding sequence ATGACTTCCTCGCCGCCTGATGCAGCGTCCCGTGGCCCGGTGGTGCTGTTGCCGCTCATCGGGATGGTCTTCTCCGCCTACCTTGTCATCGGCCTCGCGATGCCGGTGCTCCCGCTTCACGTGCATGAAGGCCTGCACCAGAGCACCTTCGTGGTGGGCCTTGTCGCCGGGATCCAATTCGCCGCGGCGCTCCTGTCGCGGATGTTCGCGGGCCAGCACGCGGACAGGCGGGGGCCCAAGCATGCCGTCGCCACGGGCCTGCTGCTCGCCGCGGGGGCCGGACTGCTCCACCTGCTCTCGCTCCACTTCGCTCAGGAGCCGCGGCTCTCCGTCCTGATTCTCCTGGTGGCCCGGGCCCTGCTGGGCGTCGCGGAGAGCTTCATCGTCACCGGCGCGCTCAGCTGGGGGCTCGCGCTCCTCGGGCCGCAGCACACGGGCAAGGTCATGGCCTGGATCGGCACGGCGCTCTACGCGGCGTTCGCGGCCGGCGCGCCGGCGGGCACGGCCCTCTATGCGCGCCAGGGGTTCATGGCCATCGCGCTCGCGACGCTGGTGATTCCCCTGGCCACCCTGGCCGTGGTCTTGCCGCTCAAGGCCGTTCAGCCGGTCCCCGCCCGCACCCGGGCTTCGTTCACGGAGGTGGCTGGCATCGTCTGGGGGCCGGGCTTTGGCCTCGCGCTGAGCGGCGTGGGCTTTGGGGCCATCACCACCTTCATCGCCCTGCTCTTCGCGGAGCGGGGGTGGAGCCCCGCCTGGCTCGCGTTGACCGTCCTGTGTGCCTCCTTCATGGCCGGGCGCCTGTTCTTCGGCCACCTGCCGGACCGGCTGGGCGGGGCCCGCGTCGCGCTGGTGTGCGTGCTCATCGAGGCGGTGGGCCAGGCGTTCATCTGGCTCGCGTCCTCGTCCGCGCTGGTGCTGGCCGGCGTCACCCTCACCGGTCTTGGCTACTCGCTCGTCTTCCCAGGCTTCGGCGTGGAGGCCATGCGCCGTGCCCCGCCGCAGAGCCGGGGCCTCGCCATGGGCGCGTACACCGCGTTTCTCGATCTCTCGCTTGGCCTCTCCAGCCCCGTGCTGGGCCTGGTGGCGAGCCAGGCCGGCCTGAGCGCGGTGTTCTTCGCCAGCACGGTGACCGTGTTCTGCTCCGCGGCCGTCGCGCTCGGGCGCGTGCGCGCGCCCGCCACCACCTGA